A section of the Kribbella voronezhensis genome encodes:
- the zwf gene encoding glucose-6-phosphate dehydrogenase has protein sequence MTAELDEEPTAPVNPLRDPQDRRLPRIAGPCSLVIFGVTGDLARKKLMPAVYDLANRGLLPPGFALVGFARRDFSNQDFAQIVHDSVKEHARTPFREEVWQQLAEGFRFVPGDLTDDEAFKRLKETVDELDVNRGTGGNHAFYLSIPPGLFPQVVQQLNEHGLTKETPGSWRRVVIEKPFGHDLKSARELNRVVESVFPPEAVFRIDHYLGKETVQNMLALRFANAMFEPVWNSHYVDHVQITMAEDIGIGGRAGYYDGIGAARDVIQNHLLQLLALIAMEEPVSFDAWSLRQEKKKVLAAVKLPERLDLHTARGQYAAGWAGGLKVKGYLQEDGIPADSATETFAALRVDVDTRRWAGVPFYLRTGKRLGRRVTEVAVMFKRAPHLPFTKTETEELGQNALVMRIQPDEGITMRFGAKVPGTMMEIRDVNMDFAYGGSFTESSPEAYERLILDVLLGDPPLFPQHTEVELGWKILDPVINYWAEHGKPEQYASGAWGPDSAHEMLARDGRAWRRP, from the coding sequence ATGACCGCAGAGCTCGACGAGGAGCCCACCGCCCCGGTGAACCCGCTGCGGGATCCCCAGGACCGGCGGCTCCCCAGGATCGCCGGGCCCTGCAGCCTGGTGATCTTCGGCGTCACCGGTGACCTGGCTCGCAAGAAGCTGATGCCGGCGGTGTACGACCTGGCGAACCGGGGCCTGTTGCCGCCCGGTTTCGCCCTGGTCGGCTTCGCCCGGCGTGACTTCAGCAACCAGGACTTCGCCCAGATCGTGCACGACTCCGTCAAGGAGCACGCGCGGACGCCGTTCCGCGAGGAGGTCTGGCAGCAGCTCGCCGAGGGCTTCCGCTTCGTTCCGGGTGACCTCACCGACGACGAGGCGTTCAAGCGGCTCAAGGAAACCGTGGACGAGCTCGACGTCAACCGCGGTACGGGCGGCAACCACGCCTTCTACCTGTCCATCCCGCCGGGGCTGTTCCCGCAGGTCGTGCAGCAGCTGAACGAGCACGGGCTGACCAAGGAGACCCCGGGCTCGTGGCGCCGGGTCGTGATCGAGAAGCCGTTCGGGCACGACCTGAAGAGCGCCCGGGAACTGAACCGGGTGGTCGAGTCCGTCTTCCCGCCCGAGGCGGTCTTCCGGATCGACCACTACCTGGGCAAGGAGACCGTCCAGAACATGCTGGCGCTGCGGTTCGCCAACGCCATGTTCGAGCCGGTCTGGAACAGCCACTACGTCGACCACGTGCAGATCACGATGGCCGAGGACATCGGCATCGGCGGCCGCGCCGGGTACTACGACGGCATCGGCGCCGCCCGCGACGTGATCCAGAACCACCTCCTCCAGTTGCTCGCGCTGATCGCGATGGAGGAGCCGGTCAGCTTCGACGCCTGGTCGCTGCGCCAGGAGAAGAAGAAGGTGCTGGCGGCCGTGAAGCTGCCGGAGCGCCTCGACCTGCACACGGCACGCGGTCAGTACGCCGCGGGCTGGGCCGGTGGCCTGAAGGTGAAGGGCTACCTGCAGGAGGACGGGATTCCCGCCGACTCGGCCACGGAGACCTTCGCCGCGCTGCGCGTCGACGTGGACACCCGCCGCTGGGCCGGCGTGCCGTTCTACCTGCGGACCGGCAAGCGGCTGGGGCGCCGCGTCACCGAGGTGGCCGTGATGTTCAAGCGCGCGCCACACCTGCCGTTCACCAAGACGGAGACCGAGGAACTCGGCCAGAACGCGCTGGTGATGCGGATCCAGCCGGACGAGGGCATCACCATGCGGTTCGGGGCGAAGGTCCCCGGCACGATGATGGAGATCCGCGACGTGAACATGGACTTCGCGTACGGCGGGTCCTTCACCGAGTCCTCCCCCGAGGCGTACGAGCGGCTCATCCTCGACGTACTGCTCGGCGACCCGCCGCTGTTCCCGCAGCACACGGAGGTCGAACTCGGCTGGAAGATCCTCGACCCGGTGATCAACTACTGGGCCGAACACGGCAAGCCGGAGCAGTACGCCTCCGGTGCCTGGGGACCCGACTCCGCCCACGAGATGCTCGCCCGCGACGGACGCGCCTGGAGGCGGCCATGA
- the tkt gene encoding transketolase has product MTEKTSPKLDWTELDKRAVDTVRVLALDAVEKVGNGHPGTAMSLAPAAYLLFQKVMRHNPADPHWAGRDRFVLSAGHSSLTLYIQLYLAGFGLELDDLKSLRTWGSQTPGHPEYSHTPGVETTTGPLGQGVGNAVGMAMAARRERGLFDPDTAAGQSSFDHRIYVIASDGDLEEGVSAEASSLAGHQKLGNLTLIYDANKISIEDDTNIAFSEDVAARYAAYGWDVHDVDWTNGGTGYEEDVQALYDAIEAGHAVTDKPTFIRLHTIIGWPAPNAQNTGKIHGSAAGAAEVAATKKILGFDPEQSFEVAADVIEHTRKAIERGQALQDEWTQKFDAWKTGDPEAAELFDRLGKRELPKGWRDALPSWEADAKGVATRAASGEVLTKIAPELPELWGGSADLAGSNNTTPKGQPSFIPAEHATKEFQGNEYGRVLHFGIREHGMGSILNGITLHGRTRPYGGTFLVFSDYMRPSVRLAALMKLPVTYVWTHDSIGLGEDGPTHQPVEHLAALRAIPGLDVVRPADANETAAAWATILEHTDRPAGLVLTRQNVPTYPRGTDGYATTENVHKGGYTLLDTEGTPDVILIGTGSELQLAVEARKTLADEGIKARVVSLVSREWFDEQDDAYRESVIPAGVRARVSVEAGIKLGWREIVGDAGRSVSLEHYGASADYQRLYTEFGITADAVVQAAKDSIAAAAELGGSGVAPSRAAAGPVGPADTYAAN; this is encoded by the coding sequence GTGACGGAGAAGACCAGCCCCAAGCTTGACTGGACCGAGCTCGACAAGCGTGCGGTCGACACCGTACGCGTGCTCGCGCTGGATGCTGTGGAGAAGGTCGGCAACGGCCACCCCGGTACGGCGATGAGCCTCGCGCCCGCCGCCTATCTGCTGTTCCAGAAGGTGATGCGGCACAACCCGGCCGACCCGCACTGGGCCGGGCGGGACCGTTTCGTGTTGTCGGCCGGGCATTCGAGCCTGACGCTCTACATCCAGCTGTACCTGGCCGGCTTCGGCCTGGAGCTGGACGACCTGAAGTCCCTGCGGACGTGGGGCAGCCAGACGCCGGGCCACCCGGAGTACAGCCACACCCCTGGCGTCGAGACGACCACGGGTCCGCTCGGCCAGGGTGTCGGCAACGCGGTCGGGATGGCGATGGCCGCTCGTCGTGAGCGCGGCCTGTTCGACCCGGACACCGCCGCCGGCCAGAGCTCGTTCGACCACCGGATCTACGTGATCGCGTCGGACGGCGACCTGGAGGAGGGCGTCTCGGCCGAGGCGTCGTCGCTCGCGGGTCACCAGAAGCTCGGCAACCTGACGCTGATCTACGACGCGAACAAGATCTCCATCGAGGACGACACGAACATCGCGTTCTCCGAGGACGTGGCCGCCCGCTACGCGGCGTACGGCTGGGACGTCCACGACGTCGACTGGACCAACGGCGGCACCGGCTACGAAGAAGACGTGCAGGCCCTGTACGACGCGATCGAGGCCGGCCACGCGGTCACCGACAAGCCGACCTTCATCCGGCTGCACACGATCATCGGCTGGCCGGCGCCGAACGCGCAGAACACCGGCAAGATCCACGGCTCGGCCGCGGGCGCCGCCGAGGTCGCCGCGACGAAGAAGATCCTCGGTTTCGACCCGGAGCAGAGCTTCGAGGTCGCCGCGGACGTCATCGAGCACACCCGCAAGGCGATCGAGCGCGGCCAGGCGCTGCAGGACGAGTGGACGCAGAAGTTCGACGCGTGGAAGACCGGCGACCCCGAGGCCGCCGAGCTGTTCGACCGGCTGGGCAAGCGGGAACTGCCGAAGGGCTGGCGCGACGCGCTGCCGAGCTGGGAGGCCGACGCGAAGGGCGTCGCCACCCGCGCCGCCTCCGGTGAGGTGCTCACCAAGATCGCGCCGGAGCTGCCCGAGTTGTGGGGCGGTTCGGCCGACCTGGCGGGCTCGAACAACACGACCCCGAAGGGGCAGCCGTCGTTCATCCCGGCCGAGCACGCCACCAAGGAGTTCCAGGGCAACGAGTACGGCCGGGTCCTGCACTTCGGCATCCGCGAGCACGGCATGGGCTCGATCCTGAACGGCATCACCCTGCACGGCCGCACCCGCCCGTACGGCGGTACGTTCCTCGTCTTCAGCGACTACATGCGTCCGTCGGTCCGGCTGGCCGCGCTGATGAAGCTGCCCGTCACCTACGTCTGGACGCACGACTCGATCGGTCTCGGCGAGGACGGCCCGACGCACCAGCCGGTGGAGCACCTGGCCGCACTGCGGGCGATCCCGGGCCTGGACGTGGTTCGCCCGGCCGACGCGAACGAGACGGCGGCCGCCTGGGCGACGATCCTCGAGCACACCGACCGTCCGGCCGGCCTGGTGCTGACCCGGCAGAACGTGCCGACCTACCCGCGCGGTACGGACGGCTACGCGACCACGGAGAACGTGCACAAGGGCGGCTACACGCTGCTCGACACCGAGGGCACCCCGGACGTGATCCTGATCGGTACCGGCTCGGAGTTGCAGCTCGCCGTCGAGGCCCGCAAGACGCTGGCCGACGAGGGCATCAAGGCCCGGGTCGTGTCGCTGGTCTCCCGCGAGTGGTTCGACGAGCAGGACGACGCGTACCGCGAGTCGGTCATCCCGGCCGGTGTGCGCGCCCGCGTCTCGGTCGAGGCCGGGATCAAGCTGGGCTGGCGCGAGATCGTCGGTGACGCCGGGCGCAGTGTGAGCCTGGAGCACTACGGCGCCTCGGCCGACTACCAGCGGCTGTACACGGAGTTCGGCATCACCGCCGACGCCGTCGTACAGGCAGCCAAGGACAGCATCGCGGCGGCCGCCGAGCTCGGTGGCAGCGGTGTTGCGCCGAGCCGGGCAGCAGCCGGGCCGGTCGGACCGGCCGACACCTACGCCGCCAACTGA
- the tal gene encoding transaldolase, with protein sequence MTDRLKDLADAGVSIWLDDLSRQRLTSGSLETLIHDQHVSGVTTNPTIFAKAISDANAYADQVHTLAADGVSTDQAIRVITTDDVRDAADLFKPVYDDSEGVDGRVSIEVEPGLARDTAKTIAQAKELWETVGRENVFVKIPATKEGIPAIAETLAQGISVNVTLIFSLERYKAVVDAFLTGLEKAIDNGHDVTKLGSVASFFVSRVDTEVDKRLDAIGTDEAKALRGKAAIANARLAFEAYEEIFSSDRWREIETAGAKPQRPLWASTGVKDPAYKDTMYVEQLITRGVVNTMPQATIDAFADHGEVPGDTVRGKYDADRKVIADLEALGISYDEVVQVLEDEGVSKFDASWTELQDTVTSALKAATK encoded by the coding sequence ATGACCGATCGTTTGAAAGACCTCGCCGACGCCGGGGTTTCCATCTGGCTCGACGACCTCTCCCGGCAGCGGCTCACCAGCGGCAGCCTGGAAACCCTGATCCACGACCAGCACGTCAGCGGGGTGACCACCAACCCGACGATCTTCGCCAAGGCCATCTCCGACGCGAACGCGTACGCCGACCAGGTGCACACCCTCGCCGCCGACGGCGTCTCCACCGACCAGGCGATCCGGGTGATCACCACCGACGACGTCCGGGACGCCGCCGACCTGTTCAAGCCGGTCTACGACGACTCCGAGGGTGTCGACGGCCGGGTCTCGATCGAGGTCGAGCCCGGGCTGGCCCGCGACACCGCGAAGACGATCGCCCAGGCCAAGGAGCTGTGGGAGACCGTCGGCCGGGAGAACGTCTTCGTGAAGATCCCGGCCACCAAGGAAGGCATCCCGGCGATCGCCGAGACGCTTGCCCAGGGCATCAGTGTGAACGTGACGCTGATCTTCTCGCTGGAGCGGTACAAGGCGGTCGTGGACGCGTTCCTGACCGGTCTGGAGAAGGCGATCGACAACGGTCACGACGTGACCAAGCTCGGCAGCGTCGCGTCCTTCTTCGTCAGCCGGGTCGACACCGAGGTCGACAAGCGCCTCGACGCGATCGGGACCGACGAGGCGAAGGCGCTGCGGGGCAAGGCCGCGATCGCCAACGCCCGGCTCGCGTTCGAGGCCTACGAGGAGATCTTCTCCTCCGACCGCTGGCGCGAGATCGAGACCGCCGGCGCCAAGCCGCAGCGCCCGCTGTGGGCGTCCACGGGCGTGAAGGACCCGGCGTACAAGGACACCATGTACGTCGAGCAGCTGATCACCCGCGGCGTCGTGAACACGATGCCGCAGGCAACCATCGACGCGTTCGCCGACCACGGCGAGGTGCCGGGTGACACCGTGCGCGGCAAGTACGACGCCGACCGCAAGGTGATCGCGGACCTCGAGGCACTCGGCATCTCGTACGACGAGGTCGTCCAGGTGCTCGAGGACGAGGGCGTCAGCAAGTTCGACGCCTCCTGGACCGAGCTGCAGGACACCGTCACGTCGGCCCTCAAGGCGGCCACCAAGTGA
- the secG gene encoding preprotein translocase subunit SecG, with protein sequence MILAFQIVVVICSLILTLLVLLHKGRGGGLSDLFGGGVSSSLGGSSVAERNLDRITIGVGLIWFAAIVALGLLYKLG encoded by the coding sequence GTGATTCTCGCTTTTCAGATCGTCGTCGTCATCTGCAGCCTGATCCTGACGCTGCTCGTGCTGCTGCACAAAGGCCGCGGTGGTGGCCTTTCCGACCTGTTCGGTGGTGGGGTCTCGTCCAGCCTGGGCGGTTCCTCGGTCGCCGAGCGGAACCTCGACCGGATCACGATCGGCGTCGGCCTGATCTGGTTCGCGGCCATCGTCGCGCTCGGCCTGCTGTACAAGCTCGGCTGA
- a CDS encoding RNA polymerase-binding protein RbpA, with product MPGGGSAIRGSRVGAGPMGEAERGDTAPRQRVVFFCANGHETATVFAVEAAVPEAWDCPRCGLPTSTDVNNPPPPTKIEPYKTHLAYVKERRSESEAAEILEEALEKLRARRARGEVIF from the coding sequence ATGCCTGGTGGTGGCAGTGCGATTCGAGGTAGCCGGGTCGGCGCCGGACCGATGGGCGAGGCGGAGCGCGGCGACACCGCGCCCCGGCAGCGCGTCGTGTTCTTCTGTGCCAACGGACACGAGACCGCGACCGTTTTCGCGGTCGAGGCAGCGGTCCCGGAGGCCTGGGACTGTCCGAGGTGCGGTCTGCCGACCAGCACCGACGTCAACAACCCACCGCCGCCCACCAAGATCGAGCCGTACAAGACGCACCTCGCCTACGTGAAGGAGCGTCGCAGCGAGTCCGAAGCCGCCGAGATCCTCGAAGAGGCTCTCGAGAAGCTCCGGGCCCGCCGCGCCCGCGGCGAAGTCATCTTCTGA
- a CDS encoding glucose-6-phosphate isomerase → MSAPTVTAVNGDWAETIERLVAEKIASRIAAKDATVWGPEAESESAIRLNWVDLHETSRPLLAEIEALLADLRAEGLDRIVLAGMGGSSLAPEVITKTAGVELVVLDSTNPSVIARALAGDLQRTVIVVSSKSGGTVETDSQRRVFVKAFADAGIDAASRVVVVTDPGSPFEKLAADEGYRKTFLADPNVGGRYSALTAFGLVPSGLAGADIAELLDQAAEAAPVLQADSADNPALLLGAVLAGSPGRDKAIITADGTDIVGFPDWAEQLIAESTGKNGTGVLPVAVKGLHAPELHSNAPDITNALLADKATSDVPTALTSGSLGGQMLLWETATAVAGYLLGINPFDQPDVESAKKAARGLLDAQPEPEAAAFTDGAVEVRATEGLLDGVDTVKGALDSLLSKLGEDGYLAVMAYLDSERDENLISIRPALSSRTGRPVTFGWGPRFLHSTGQYHKGGHPQGVFLQITSSESTDVEIPDRPFSFGTLISAQAAGDAGVLADRGRPVLRLHLTDPAAGVEQLISLLDAPDKSEDGGA, encoded by the coding sequence GTGAGCGCTCCGACCGTCACCGCAGTCAACGGCGACTGGGCCGAGACGATCGAGCGGCTCGTCGCGGAGAAGATCGCCTCCCGGATCGCGGCCAAGGACGCCACCGTCTGGGGTCCGGAGGCCGAGTCCGAGTCGGCGATCCGGCTCAACTGGGTCGACCTGCACGAGACGTCGCGGCCACTGCTGGCCGAGATCGAGGCACTGCTGGCCGACCTGCGCGCCGAGGGCCTGGACCGGATCGTGCTCGCGGGCATGGGCGGTTCGTCACTGGCTCCCGAGGTGATCACCAAGACGGCCGGCGTCGAGCTCGTCGTCCTGGACTCGACCAACCCGAGCGTGATCGCGCGGGCGCTGGCGGGCGACCTGCAGCGCACCGTGATCGTCGTGTCGAGCAAGTCGGGCGGCACGGTCGAGACCGACAGTCAGCGGCGGGTGTTCGTCAAGGCGTTCGCGGACGCGGGGATCGACGCGGCCTCGCGGGTCGTCGTCGTGACGGATCCGGGATCGCCGTTCGAGAAGCTCGCGGCCGACGAGGGCTACCGCAAGACCTTCCTGGCCGACCCCAACGTCGGTGGACGCTACAGCGCGCTCACCGCCTTCGGGCTCGTCCCGTCGGGGCTTGCGGGCGCCGACATCGCTGAGCTGCTGGACCAAGCGGCCGAGGCCGCTCCCGTCTTGCAGGCCGACTCCGCGGACAACCCGGCGCTGCTGCTGGGCGCAGTACTGGCCGGCAGCCCGGGCCGGGACAAGGCGATCATCACGGCCGACGGCACCGACATCGTCGGGTTCCCCGACTGGGCTGAGCAGTTGATTGCCGAGAGCACCGGAAAGAACGGCACCGGCGTGCTGCCCGTCGCAGTGAAGGGCCTGCACGCACCGGAGCTGCACAGCAACGCGCCGGACATCACCAACGCGCTGCTGGCCGACAAGGCGACCAGTGACGTACCGACTGCTCTGACGTCTGGTTCGCTCGGCGGGCAGATGCTGTTGTGGGAGACGGCCACTGCTGTGGCCGGTTACCTGCTCGGGATCAACCCGTTCGACCAGCCGGACGTGGAGAGCGCCAAGAAGGCCGCCCGCGGTCTGCTGGATGCTCAGCCCGAGCCGGAGGCTGCTGCCTTCACCGACGGTGCTGTAGAGGTCAGGGCGACCGAGGGTCTGCTCGACGGCGTCGACACGGTCAAGGGTGCGCTCGACTCGCTGCTGAGCAAGCTCGGCGAGGACGGCTACCTCGCTGTGATGGCGTACCTGGACTCCGAGCGCGACGAGAACCTGATCTCCATCCGCCCCGCTCTGAGCAGCCGTACCGGCCGGCCGGTCACATTCGGCTGGGGACCGCGGTTCCTGCACTCCACCGGGCAGTACCACAAGGGCGGCCACCCGCAGGGTGTGTTCCTGCAGATCACCTCGTCGGAATCGACCGACGTCGAGATCCCGGACCGCCCGTTCTCGTTCGGCACCCTGATCTCGGCCCAGGCCGCGGGCGACGCCGGCGTACTGGCCGACCGTGGCCGTCCCGTACTACGGCTGCACCTCACCGATCCCGCCGCCGGGGTGGAGCAGCTGATCTCCCTACTCGACGCACCTGACAAATCGGAGGACGGCGGCGCATGA
- a CDS encoding glucose-6-phosphate dehydrogenase assembly protein OpcA — protein sequence MIIDLTSTTSAEIASALLRARRNAGSPAMGMVGTIVVVVDEASHHDAMKAANEAGREHPSRVLVAILRPGRGAGGLDAEVRVGEGIPGEAVLLRLHGELAKVPESVITPLLLPDSPVIVWWPGGGPKVPNEDPLGALGRRRVTDAAATRRGADFTARAEGYAPGDTDFAWSRLTPWRALMAAALDQYPTKVTGAEVVSAKGNASADLMAAWLQCRLGVPVEQRNSRGPGITAVRMFTPAGPIALTRPDGAVATFSIPGQPDRPVALKRRNTSELLSEELRRLDPDDVYAQTLGCLVEREKMPASAKTVSDVDRRSAQTAAEKAAARTTKVSGKAASPELEAAARSGGGRASSSAQKSSTAQKTAGRKTAAKKTVAKKASAAAKSARKSATAKKAVAKKAPARKAAAKKVAGR from the coding sequence ATGATCATCGACCTCACCAGCACCACGTCGGCGGAGATCGCCTCGGCCCTGCTGAGAGCCCGCCGCAACGCCGGCTCACCGGCGATGGGCATGGTCGGCACCATCGTGGTGGTCGTCGACGAGGCCTCGCACCACGACGCGATGAAGGCGGCGAACGAAGCCGGTCGCGAGCACCCGTCACGGGTGCTGGTGGCGATCCTGCGGCCTGGGCGCGGCGCGGGTGGCCTCGACGCCGAAGTACGCGTCGGTGAAGGGATTCCGGGCGAGGCGGTGTTGCTGCGGCTGCACGGCGAGCTGGCCAAGGTGCCCGAGTCCGTCATCACCCCGCTGCTGCTGCCCGACTCCCCCGTCATCGTCTGGTGGCCAGGAGGCGGGCCGAAGGTTCCGAACGAGGACCCGCTCGGCGCACTCGGCCGTCGCCGGGTCACCGATGCGGCCGCGACCCGGCGGGGCGCGGACTTCACCGCGCGGGCGGAGGGCTATGCGCCGGGCGACACCGACTTCGCGTGGAGCCGACTGACGCCTTGGCGTGCCTTGATGGCCGCGGCGCTCGACCAGTACCCGACGAAGGTGACCGGCGCCGAGGTGGTGTCGGCCAAGGGCAACGCGAGTGCGGATCTGATGGCCGCCTGGCTGCAGTGCCGCCTCGGCGTACCGGTGGAGCAGCGGAACTCGCGAGGGCCCGGCATCACCGCCGTACGGATGTTCACGCCCGCCGGGCCGATCGCGTTGACGCGGCCGGACGGTGCGGTGGCGACGTTCAGCATTCCTGGCCAGCCGGACCGGCCCGTCGCGTTGAAGCGGCGGAACACCTCGGAGCTGCTGAGCGAGGAACTGCGGCGACTCGACCCTGACGACGTGTACGCGCAGACGCTCGGCTGCCTCGTCGAGCGGGAGAAGATGCCCGCGTCGGCGAAGACGGTCAGCGATGTCGACCGACGGTCCGCACAGACCGCGGCAGAGAAGGCAGCAGCCCGTACGACGAAGGTCTCGGGCAAGGCCGCCTCGCCGGAACTCGAGGCCGCCGCCCGGTCAGGTGGGGGCCGGGCGTCCTCGTCCGCTCAGAAGTCTTCTACCGCTCAGAAGACGGCCGGCCGGAAGACCGCGGCCAAGAAGACGGTGGCCAAGAAGGCCAGCGCGGCGGCGAAGTCGGCGCGCAAGTCGGCGACCGCCAAGAAGGCCGTCGCGAAGAAGGCGCCGGCCCGGAAGGCGGCTGCGAAGAAGGTGGCGGGGCGCTGA
- the pgl gene encoding 6-phosphogluconolactonase yields the protein MSSPEILLNRDAEGLVHAVAARLITRLIDAQVAGGIAQVVLTGGRVAAKVYGAVAESPARHAIDWRRVEFWWGDERFLPAGDPERNETQARDALLSHVDVDPARVHPMAADSGQGPEAAAEAYAAELAASGVRTFDVLMLGVGPDGHVASLFPGYPELAEQDRWAVAVHDSPKPPPTRVSLTFPTLGRSREVWFVVSGDDKADAVATAVSGGDVPAATPRGLDRTLWLLDDAAASRLKSS from the coding sequence ATGAGTTCGCCCGAGATCCTGCTCAACCGCGACGCCGAGGGCCTGGTCCACGCCGTCGCGGCCAGGCTGATCACCCGGCTGATCGACGCCCAGGTCGCCGGTGGCATCGCGCAGGTGGTGCTCACCGGCGGCCGCGTCGCGGCGAAGGTCTACGGAGCCGTGGCGGAGTCCCCGGCGCGGCACGCGATCGACTGGCGGCGGGTGGAGTTCTGGTGGGGCGACGAACGCTTCCTGCCCGCCGGCGATCCCGAGCGCAACGAGACCCAGGCTCGGGACGCGCTGCTGTCCCATGTCGACGTCGATCCGGCGCGCGTGCACCCGATGGCGGCTGACAGCGGTCAGGGGCCGGAGGCGGCGGCTGAGGCTTACGCGGCCGAACTGGCGGCCAGCGGAGTGCGGACTTTCGACGTACTGATGCTGGGCGTGGGACCGGACGGGCACGTGGCGTCGCTGTTCCCTGGCTATCCGGAGCTGGCCGAGCAGGACCGGTGGGCGGTCGCTGTCCACGACTCCCCCAAGCCTCCGCCGACGCGGGTTTCGCTGACGTTCCCGACGCTGGGCCGGTCACGCGAGGTCTGGTTCGTGGTGTCGGGCGACGACAAGGCGGACGCGGTGGCGACGGCCGTATCAGGTGGCGACGTCCCAGCTGCGACTCCGAGGGGCCTCGACCGAACCCTCTGGCTACTGGACGACGCCGCGGCCTCGCGGCTGAAGTCTTCCTGA